Proteins encoded by one window of Nasonia vitripennis strain AsymCx chromosome 5, Nvit_psr_1.1, whole genome shotgun sequence:
- the LOC100120623 gene encoding mediator of RNA polymerase II transcription subunit 13 isoform X2 has translation MTHPSHQTNGASLEDCHTNFFALTDLCGIKWRKLVWGEVAGGFGGNLLEDPVLSSFSRCLQGDILCVWRRVSASQAQNAQMGNPFDINSIAPSPAPPPLSLQAAKELWIFWYGEEPDLTGLVSPELIACESEQGSWESGLSYECRSLLFKALHNLIERCLLSRDFVRLGKWFVQPYDGFEKHRCSSHLSFSFAFFVHGESTVCASVDVRQHPAVRHLTRACLQRTQTSQSPVKVILAPYGLAGTLTGQVGRLDSQLLDEWKSFYPINSSGLEPGLPALVEVLVGGVRMRYPSCYVLVTDMDESPVMMSMTSGGSGCGAPAGLGPSSVTVNGVGIEITMPLSPPNSPASYEHPLSMQRDLGPATELPERVWAECIVGARASSPSRQAGKQLNNGEANEPNGGWNFVDPTLKSSCSCSKDRHGRDDRSRSRSGGGGGGRKQRSYEQEVKQIGYRCTSSPLAGWKGGGSLGSSSNFNSSSSNPSGGGKSERTSSGRRIPVPFHRRSTLHWDSPSAAAAAPSSSSTSASSSSVCPSSVAPANTPRVSVSRPDAPKTPPDGGPPSYPRGGPPTGGDCLPVPSVGSPGSPAPSPLPTPHSEPPASIPPADAQNPAQQSIAGPAGAPGSPQVQQQQQQSMSQPAINLLQPPLTPSQGGPKSIPSSNTQVPSPAIPSSVTSTSTPINPQQQQQQHQQQQQQQQQHPQQLVVQAPPPPTLKRPLLTSKEYEGALLDDEQPLPWLYDYSTQEAWLNHPVKRLKGTPLGPASLRHNQSLYPPMNPSSCTAVGQSNLLGENGPMGQAMQAQGQQPMLEIKQEPGTMSGECIGGRPDPYEFDANGEENGTGVDGLKRQRDEPKPSSLFTSEGLQASYKDLDQIFDNSDPDTSSDETNLNQLQVQTPPGSNKSGGGGGHDGSDVRLDSTTSNSGASGANTSSSSGKHSSSSSSSCNRGVGVLRPEELSKMFPTPPSLEHNPVASPCQLGDPSLEQTDLTSAAASAVAAASGTQIVQQHQQQQRQLQRQLPDIYPNMGSPPEEPIDDWSYVFKPPTMCKLVGSSKYAPLTNLPSQSLPPVTLPAHCVYRTSWQCSNANANQNNQDKSSQPTRPNSVQQQQQQQQQVLQQQQQQHQAQLMPASPAQLGTPYGRQQMQGGVMSVRPPPPPYDQPSPATSTTSSYLNKNLNSIEADTPGPMRAPESNSLVVNILLGDTALNIFRDHNFNSCSLCVCNSQGKGIGNIKGADAGTYLAGSWAASNNVFQDDDQFRCNCGFSAVVNRRLAHKAGLFYEDEMEITGIAEDPAEKKKASLATIACCDSKTVPEGIDIVPSTVLELLREQCLIVQSSASSLHKAARLYAANRTKPSSLSVNALEFSDSNELSLAAIDQSKLDGSPVDRSQRLNGVHRWAFLRAKGPQCNGDIVRIMKTVQPLLQEAIQQKATRMWDAPYTVRILTWRGFHRLAGRDTKDRCEPQPVPALVVGYDRDWLSLSPYALSYWEKLLLEPYAGPRDVAYVVVAPDNDCVVGKVKTFFRELSTTYEICRLGKHTPIAKTVRDGILRVGKSTTQKLANTNNVNNKQQQQQQTDEWFKLLGDNHIGECLRLYAQACNQRLAPYLTQVIQDRSLFDLGDMTGSGGKQNQSSSNVTETMPATPDGTPSKPESVEGENARSEAPSGATPNANSTAGNTTPTSQNTTNNPQTTMTGNSQQQQQQSQAAALGPDEEELELPSVVVYLVEPFSLGGADCPDRRRLAILALLRAFAAAVNNMPEGIRGNISVQLISLESVMELGRVRERRKIQDEMRALALNVFLQGRRLLSHNTAARSLTGFGTAAAADLFLKNKDSHSNILAPAHQERNKAALRLYAPAYVLAPLRCKSEAPDSFGTTGPEECSVLYLSYCLSEDQSWLLAVATDDRGEIFETATINIDIPNRKRRKRASARRAGLQKLMDFILGVMSQGVQPWRLVVGRVGRIGHGELKGWSWLLSKKALLKASKHLKDICGQCNLLYPSAAPCVLSACLVSLEPDSNLRLMADQFTPDERFSQASVNCQLSTPQDVTCTHILVFPTSATTQSSQTAFHEQQINEPELGDDELFSALHEDLPEGMEGMTDFNDIFNVWPEPGGGGGQSPSGSPRRPEGSPLGGDGPGSGVGNHDGPGSPYPCSNTPRAANSEQVEESGNLLQQPLALGYLVSTAPTGRMPSWFWSACPHLEGVCPVFLKNALHLHSPAIQSNDELLNNQSAVISHGLDSTLTTDVLRYVLEGYNALSWLSVDANTKDRLSCLPVHMQALMQLYHATAALV, from the exons ACGGACCTCTGCGGGATAAAATGGAGGAAGCTGGTGTGGGGCGAGGTGGCAGGCGGCTTCGGCGGCAATCTGCTGGAGGACCCGGTGCTGTCGAGCTTCTCGCGTTGCCTGCAGGGCGACATCCTCTGCGTCTGGAGGCGAGTCTCGGCTTCCCAGGCCCAGAATGCCCAGATGGGCAACCCCTTCGACATCAACTCGATTGCCCCGTCGCCTGCGCCGCCACCCCTCTCCCTTCAAGCTGCCAAGGAGCTCTGGATATTCTGGTACGGCGAGGAGCCAGACCTCACAGGACTCGTCTCCCCCGAACTCATCGCTTGTG AAAGCGAACAAGGTTCATGGGAGAGCGGTCTGTCGTACGAGTGCAGGTCGCTACTGTTCAAGGCCCTGCACAACCTCATCGAGAGATGTCTACTGTCGCGGGATTTTGTGCGACTCGGAAAATGGTTCGTCCAACCCTACGACGGCTTCGAGAAGCATCGATGCTCGAG CCACCTGTCGTTCTCCTTCGCTTTCTTCGTGCACGGCGAGAGCACGGTCTGCGCGAGCGTCGATGTGCGGCAACATCCGGCGGTCAGACACCTGACGAGGGCCTGTCTTCAGCGAACCCAGACGTCTCAGTCGCCGGTCAAAG TGATCCTCGCACCGTACGGTCTGGCAGGTACACTGACGGGCCAGGTGGGTCGTCTCGACTCCCAACTCCTCGACGAGTGGAAGTCCTTCTACCCGATCAACAGCTCTGGTCTGGAACCAGGCCTGCCGGCCCTCGTGGAGGTCCTCGTAGGCGGTGTCCGCATGCGCTACCCATCCTGCTACGTCCTCGTGACCGACATGGATGAGAGCCCGGTCATGATGAGCATGACGAGCGGAGGTAGTGGCTGCGGAGCCCCAGCGGGCCTCGGTCCTAGCAGTGTCACAGTCAACGGCGTTGGCATCGAGATCACCATGCCCTTGTCGCCTCCTAACAGTCCGGCTAGCTACGAGCATCCGCTATCGATGCAGAGGGACTTGGGTCCAGCTACCGAGCTGCCCGAGAGGGTCTGGGCCGAGTGTATCGTTGGCGCGAGGGCCAGTAGCCCGTCTCGACAAGCTGGAAAACAGCTCAACAACGGAGAGGCCAACGAGCCCAACGGAGGATGGAACTTTGTTGATCCTACCCTCAAGTCTTCCTGCAGCTGCTCCAA AGACAGGCATGGCCGGGACGATCGCTCGAGGtcgcgcagcggcggcggaggaggaggacggaAGCAAAGGTCGTACGAGCAGGAGGTTAAGCAGATCGGTTACAGGTGCACGTCCAGCCCGCTGGCCGGTTGGAAGGGTGGCGGCAGtctcggcagcagcagcaacttcAACAGCTCGTCCTCGAATCCCAGCGGCGGAGGAAAGTCAGAAAGGACGAGCAGCGGGCGCAGGATACCGGTGCCGTTCCACCGGCGCTCGACTCTCCACTGGGACTCGCCGagcgctgctgccgccgccccCTCGTCCTCTTCTACTtctgcgtcgtcgtcgtccgtTTGCCCTTCTTCCGTTGCCCCCGCTAATACCCCAAG GGTGTCGGTGAGTCGTCCGGACGCACCAAAAACGCCACCAGATGGTGGGCCACCTTCCTACCCTCGGGGAGGTCCTCCGACGGGAGGTGACTGTCTGCCGGTACCGTCGGTGGGTTCACCCGGTTCTCCAGCGCCGTCGCCGTTGCCAACTCCTCACTCGGAACCGCCAGCGAGTATACCACCGGCTGATGCCCAAAACCCGGCCCAGCAATCCATCGCCGGTCCAGCGGGTGCTCCCGGGAGTCCAcaggtgcagcagcagcagcagcagtcgatgAGCCAACCGGCGATCAACCTTCTGCAGCCGCCGCTCACTCCGTCACAG GGCGGCCCGAAGTCGATACCCTCGAGCAACACGCAGGTGCCAAGCCCGGCTATTCCCAGCTCCGTGACCTCGACGTCGACGCCCATCAACccacaacaacagcagcagcagcatcagcagcagcaacaacagcagcaacagcatccTCAGCAGCTAGTGGTTCAGGCGCCACCGCCACCGACGCTCAAGCGGCCACTGCTCACTTCGAAAGAGTACGAGGGTGCGCTGCTAGACGACGAACAGCCGCTGCCCTGGCTGTACGACTACTCGACACAAGAGGCATGGCTTAACCACCCGGTCAAGAGACTCAAGGGCACACCTTTGGGTCCAGCCAGTTTGCGCCACAATCAGAGCCTCTATCCGCCGATGAACCCGTCTTCCTGCACTGCTGTTGGTCAGTCCAATCTGCTTGGCGAAAATGGACCTATGGGTCAGGCGATGCAAGCGCAAGGCCAACAGCCTATGCTCGAAATAAAGCAGGAGCCCGGCACGATGTCG GGGGAATGTATAGGCGGAAGACCGGACCCTTATGAATTTGACGCAAATGGTGAAGAAAACGGCACTGGCGTTGACGGACTTAAAAGGCAAAGGGACGAACCTAAGCCAAGCTCTCTATTCACTAGTGAAGGTCTTCAAGCATCGTACAAAGATTTAGATCAAATTTTCGATAATTCCGATCCTGATACTTCCAGCGACGAAACT AACCTGAACCAACTGCAAGTGCAAACGCCCCCGGGCTCGAACAAATCCGGTGGCGGTGGCGGACACGACGGCTCGGACGTTCGGCTGGATAGCACGACTTCGAACTCCGGTGCCTCGGGCGCTAATACGTCATCTAGCTCTGGCAAACACAGCTCTTCCTCGTCCTCTTCTTGCAATCGGGGTGTAGGCGTATTACGGCCCGAAGAGCTCTCCAAGATGTTTCCGACGCCGCCGTCGCTTGAGCACAACCCGGTGGCCTCGCCTTGCCAACTCGGCGACCCTAGCCTCGAGCAAACTGACCTAACTTCTGCAGCGGCCTCAGCGGTAGCAGCGGCTAGTGGTACGCAAATCGTCCAGCAACATCAACAGCAGCAACGTCAGCTGCAACGACAGTTGCCGGACATCTATCCAAACATGGGCTCACCGCCTGAGGAGCCAATTGATGATTGGTCTTACGTCTTCAAACCGCCCACCATGTGCAAACTTGTTGGATCGTCCAAATATGCACCCCTTACTAACCTGCCCAGTCAAAGCTTGCCGCCCGTTACTCTACCGGCTCACTGCGTCTACAGGACGTCCTGGCAGTGTAGTAACGCTAACGCTAATCAAAA TAACCAAGATAAGTCTTCGCAGCCAACTCGGCCAAACTCTgtacaacagcagcaacagcagcagcaacaagtgctgcagcaacaacagcaacagcaccAAGCTCAACTTATGCCGGCAAGCCCAGCGCAGCTTGGTACACCCTACGGTCGCCAACAGATGCAAGGCGGTGTGATGAGCGTGCGACCACCACCGCCGCCTTACGATCAGCCCTCACCGGCGACATCCACCACTTCGTCCTATCTCAATAAAAACCTTAACAGTATCGAGGCCGACACTCCCGGACCTATGCGTGCACCCGAGTCAAACTCGTTGGTAGTCAATATTCTGCTTGGCGATACAGCTTTGAACATTTTCCGTGATCACAACTTTAACAGCTGTAGTTTGTGTGTCTGTAATTCCCAAGGAAAAGGTATTGGAAATATAAAAGGAGCCGATGCAGGAACGTATCTTGCTGGCTCCTGGGCTGCTAGTAATAATGTCTTCCAG GACGATGATCAGTTTAGGTGCAACTGTGGCTTTAGCGCCGTAGTTAATCGACGCCTGGCGCATAAAGCCGGGTTATTTTACGAGGACGAGATGGAGATCACAGGCATAGCCGAGGACCCGgccgagaagaaaaaagcctCGCTCGCGACGATCGCCTGTTGCGACTCGAAGACTGTACCCGAGGGCATTGATATCGTGCCGTCCACTGTCCTCGAACTCCTTCGTGAGCAGTGTCTGATCGTCCAGAGTTCGGCAAGCAGTCTGCACAAGGCAGCGCGACTCTATGCCGCTAACCGCACAAAACCCAGCTCGCTCAGTGTTAATGCCCTCGAGTTTAGTGACAGCAACGAGCTCTCCCTTGCTGCTATCGACCAAAGCAAACTTGATG GTTCGCCTGTAGATCGCAGCCAACGACTGAACGGCGTGCACCGCTGGGCATTCCTCCGAGCTAAGGGTCCTCAGTGCAATGGAGACATCGTGCGCATCATGAAGACCGTGCAGCCATTACTACAGGAGGCCATCCAGCAGAAAGCCACAAGAATGTGGGATGCGCCTTATACGGTCAGAATACTCACGTGGCGCGGCTTCCACAGGCTTGCTGGTCGCGATACTAAGGATCGTTGCGAGCCACAACCTGTACCGGCACTTGTAGTCGGTTATGATAGGGATTGGCTGTCGCTGTCGCCCTATGCGCTCAGTTACTGGGAAAAATTATTGCTCGAACCCTACGCGGGACCCAGAGACGTGGCTTACGTGGTAGTCGCGCCTGATAATGATTGCGTTGTCGGCAAGGTCAAGACCTTCTTTAGAGAATTGTCTACTACATACGAG ATTTGTCGGCTGGGTAAGCACACTCCTATTGCCAAAACGGTGCGTGACGGTATCCTCCGTGTTGGCAAGTCCACGACGCAGAAGCTCGCGAATACCAACAATGTCAACAAcaagcaacagcaacagcagcagactGACGAGTGGTTCAAATTACTCGGCGACAACCACATCGGCGAGTGCCTCAGATTGTACGCTCAGGCTTGTAATCAAAGGCTCGCGCCTTACCTCACTCAGGTCATCCAGGACAGAAGTCTATTTGACTTGGGTGACATGACCGGCAGCGGTGGCAAGCAGAATCAATCAAGCAGTAATGTAACAGAGACGATGCCTGCCACGCCGGATGGTACGCCTAGCAAACCGGAATCTGTGG AAGGTGAGAACGCGCGAAGCGAAGCACCATCAGGTGCGACGCCGAACGCCAATTCGACAGCGGGTAATACGACGCCTACGTCGCAGAACACGACAAACAATCCACAGACGACAATGACGGGCAATtcacaacagcaacagcagcagtcgCAGGCCGCAGCCCTGGGACCCGACGAGGAAGAGCTCGAATTACCTTCAGTCGTCGTTTACCTTGTTGAGCCATTCTCTTTGGGAGGTGCTGACTGTCCGGATCGCCGTCGATTGGCCATCCTGGCACTGCTACGCGCCTTCGCAGCAGCTGTGAACAATATGCCCGAGGGTATCAGAGGAAATATCAGCGTACAG TTGATATCGTTAGAAAGTGTCATGGAACTGGGTCGAGTTCGTGAAAGGCGGAAAATCCAAGATGAGATGAGGGCTTTAGCATTGAACGTATTTTTGCAAGGCCGAAGGCTTTTATCGCACAATACAGCAGCCAGGAGTCTCACTGGCTTCGGAACGGCCGCTGCAGCAGATCTCTTCCTTAAAAACAAAGAT TCTCATAGTAACATTCTTGCACCTGCACATCAGGAACGCAACAAAGCAGCGCTGCGGCTATACGCTCCGGCGTACGTACTAGCGCCTTTGCGTTGTAAAAGCGAGGCGCCCGACTCTTTTGGTACCACTGGTCCCGAAGAGTGCTCAGTTCTCTACCTAAGCTACTGTCTCAGCGAAGACCAGTCCTGGCTATTGGCTGTCGCCACCGACGACCGGGGTGAGATATTCGAGACAGCCACTATCAACATCGACATACCCAACAGGAAAAGAAGGAAACGAGCTTCGGCCAGAAGAGCCGGCCTGCAGAAACTTATGGATTTTATACTCGGTGTAATGTCTCAAGGG GTACAGCCTTGGAGGCTCGTGGTTGGTCGCGTAGGCAGAATTGGTCACGGTGAGCTCAAGGGTTGGAGttggctgttgtctaaaaaagCTCTGTTAAAGGCGTCTAAGCATCTTAAGGATATTTGCGGCCAGTGTAATTTGCTGTATCCTTCGGCTGCACCTTGTGTGCTTAGCGCCTGTCTTGTTTCCCTCGAGCCTGATAGTAATCTCAGGCTCATGGCTGACCAATTTACCCCAGATGAGAGGTTCAGTCAAGCCTCCGTCAACTGCCAACTGTCGACCCCGCAAGACGTCACCTGCACACACATACTCGTCTTCCCCACCTCGGCCACCACGCAG TCGTCACAAACTGCCTTCCACGAGCAACAAATAAACGAACCGGAGTTGGGCGATGACGAGCTCTTTTCCGCGCTGCATGAGGACCTTCCTGAGGGCATGGAGGGCATGACCGACTTTAATGATATTTTCAATGTTTGGCCGGAACCCGGTGGCGGTGGTGGTCAAAGCCCTAGCGGTAGTCCACGTAGACCCGAAGGTTCACCCCTTGGTGGCGACGGACCTGGATCTGGAGTTGGAAATCACGATGGACCTGGCAGTCCGTACCCTTGCAGTAACACGCCGAGg gCGGCGAATTCAGAGCAAGTTGAAGAGTCGGGTAACCTACTACAGCAGCCGCTGGCTCTTGGCTATCTAGTATCCACGGCGCCTACAGGACGTATGCCCTCTTGGTTTTGGTCTGCCTGTCCTCATCTCGAGGGCGTCTGTCCAGTTTTCCTCAAGAACGCTCTTCACTTGCACAGCCCAGCCATCCAATCCAATGACGAGCTGCTGAACAATCAAAGCGCCGTTATCTCGCATGGTCTCGACTCCACACTTACCACCGATGTGCTCAG ataCGTACTTGAAGGTTACAACGCGTTATCATGGCTATCAGTGGATGCAAACACGAAGGACAGATTATCCTGTTTGCCGGTGCACATGCAGGCGCTCATGCAGCTCTATCATGCGACGGCAGCCCTCGTCTGA